Proteins co-encoded in one Fusarium fujikuroi IMI 58289 draft genome, chromosome FFUJ_chr06 genomic window:
- a CDS encoding related to MFS transporter: MTEPKTALTTSPASPLPPTGAIDDDVAQIPTWRKWVILFVVCWMPLPMTFWSTAIMPATLEVASDLNIPVTTITTINAGVFVAQALSGLIWLPVSTIIGRKSAYLAANAVLCVCAIGCATVPNLAGFATLWILGGNTGPFFLVAGQTILADIFDPTSRGTAVGFFLGSCVSFNSIAPLLGSIIATFTSWRVIYGVEAGMCLFGLILSLLFIPKASEVENPKLAETRRPRTAKDILRTFNPMHVFCQFKYPKVILANIACGLLGFNQYGLLSSIRRVINPRFNLTSPLSSGLFYLAPGAGFLVGSTVGGKVSDVIVKRYMRKRNGQRIPEDRLNSSLVSVLIILPLGTLLYGWSVYHRLGGMALPIISAFIQGFGLMASFSGLNTYAAEVRPAHRTAVITGKYVIQYSFGAMSVGGVVPMIDGIGVGWAFTVITCFSVLAGGLVLLIARFSKNWKA, translated from the exons ATGACAGAACCAAAAACAGCCCTCACTACCTCCCCAGCATCACCGCTTCCTCCAACCGGTGCAATAGACGACGACGTAGCCCAAATACCCACCTGGCGAAAATGGgtcatcctcttcgttgTCTGCTGGATGCCGCTCCCCATGACATTCTGGAGCACCGCCATAATGCCCGCCACGCTCGAAGTAGCCTCCGACCTAAACATCCCCGTAACGACCATAACGACCATCAACGCGGGTGTTTTTGTAGCGCAGGCGTTGTCGGGGCTGATATGGCTGCCTGTTAGTACGATTATCGGACGGAAGTCTGCGTATCTTGCTGCGAATGCTGTGCTGTGTGTTTGTGCGATTGGGTGCGCGACTGTGCCGAATCTAGCTGGGTTTGCGACGTTGTGGATTCTGGGAGGGAATACGGGGCCGTTCTTTTTGGTTGCTGGGCAGACTATTCTGGCGGATATTTTTGATCCT ACGTCGCGAGGTACAGCGGTTGGGTTCTTTCTGGGGAGTTGCGTGTCGTTCAATTCAATCG CACCGCTTCTTGGTAGTATCATTGCTACATTCACCAGCTGGAGAGTCATCTATGGCGTTGAGGCGGGCATGTGTCTCTTTGGtctcattctctctctcttatTCATCCCGAAAGCCAGTGAAGTTGAGAATCCCAAGTTGGCTGAGACGAGACGCCCGCGAACAGCCAAAGACATTCTTCGGACCTTTAATCCGATGCATGTCTTCTGTCAATTTAAATACCCCAAGGTCATCCTCGCT AACATCGCCTGCGGTCTCCTCGGCTTCAACCAATACGGcctcctctcctccatcCGCCGCGTCATAAACCCCCGCTTCAATCTCACATCTCCTCTCTCCAGTGGTCTCTTCTACCTCGCACCCGGCGCCGGATTTCTCGTTGGAAGTACCGTCGGCGGTAAAGTATCCGACGTGATCGTCAAGCGATACATGCGAAAGCGAAACGGGCAGAGAATTCCTGAAGATCGTTTGAACAGCAGTTTAGTCAGCGTTCTCATCATTCTTCCACTTGGAACCTTGCTCTACGGATGGAGTGTTTATCATAGACTGGGTGGCATGGCGTTGCCGATTATCAGCGCGTTTATCCAAGGTTTTGGACTCATGGCGTCGTTTAGTGGGCTGAATACATATGCAGCTG AGGTTCGACCAGCACACAGAACCGCAGTTATCACAGGAAAATACGTTATCCAGTATAGTTTCGGCGCAATGAGCGTTGGAGGTGTCGTTCCCATGATTGACGGCATTGGTGTTGGCTGGGCCTTCACCGTTA TCACTTGTTTCTCAGTGCTCGCCGGTGGCTTGGTTCTGCTTATTGCGAGGTTCAGCAAAAATTGGAAGGCGTAG
- a CDS encoding related to positive activator of transcription → MADHQSDSDKEDVGSSTVTPLSPGKRQHVGDAMPERLNAQAVSPVKTVVKQVKALNALIPERTASSKYIDDLIAENQRLRQDDAKPRPEPSIPDVSSTETPSSLQGTLLEERPWFFDMNVLHTPVFIGEASDAAFATRFRQAISEPGHSHIPRVNYAPDERLLALSDQDCPWPIPSRARLLVNVALKYVSRTYYIVRKSQILEGLEQTILNPHSADSLLRSKLWVLFAIGEMYSTRTAAKDRNFPGMAYFARATRILRIISERPRIDAIEIRLLLSFYSLALNRRYTAYALAGSSVRLSVVMGLHLNVPESQLRDAGAREHRNRVWWTAYSFDRMWASRLGHPVAIQDDDIEVDLPTDPVLDTPSDDFADSSYFIAGLRLARLAAKVINAIYTRRPQQKTLSQRVQEALRDLRAFVEELPPHLHIEPTDAPEPSPKPLSLHLYFNQVAITATRPILLHVLRTHVSAWDTQPRTEPQIPVSAMTLSEACIRCARHSCRLLIDCWIDGSFATFDYFYTQYLFSSATVLAISSLIDGKECRSDKEQFESAAQFLHQLKENGNFAAEEFCRHVDAMKVCMRALEARRGQFVVQDTGLLGLDVLNPTAGMALSEPSLQELLSQPVLDLQFIDASMYQDGAQGLYWPDISPESWSASGWTPGG, encoded by the exons ATGGCGGATCATCAGAGTGACTCGGATAAGGAGGATGTTGGGTCGTCGACTGTTACGCCGTTGAGTCCCGGGAAGCGACAGC ATGTCGGCGATGCCATGCCAGAAAGGTTAAATGCTCAGGCGGTCAGCCCTGTGAAAACTGTCGTCAAGCAAGTAAAGGCGCTGAATGCTCTTATCCCCGAAAGAACCGCCTCGTCAAA ATACATTGACGATCTAATCGCCGAGAACCAGCGACTTCGTCAAGATGACGCTAAACCTCGGCCTGAGCCCTCCATCCCCGACGTCTCAAGCACCGAGACGCCCTCATCCCTACAGGGCACACTCCTCGAGGAACGACCCTGGTTCTTCGACATGAACGTGCTTCACACCCCGGTCTTCATCGGCGAAGCTTCCGACGCTGCGTTTGCGACGCGTTTTAGACAGGCTATTTCTGAACCGGGACATAGTCACATCCCGAGGGTTAACTACGCACCTGATGAGAGGTTGCTTGCGCTCTCAGATCAGGATTGTCCGTGGCCGATACCCTCTAGGGCACGGTTGCTTGTTAATGTTGCATTGAAGTATGTTAGTAGGACTTATTACATCGTAAGGAAGAGTCAGATCCTGGAGGGGCTGGAGCAGACGATTCTGAACCCTCATTCGGCGGATTCGTTGCTGAGGAGTAAACTTTGGGTTCTGTTTGCGATTGGGGAGATGTACTCTACGCGTACGGCGGCCAAGGATAGGAACTTTCCCGGTATGGCGTATTTTGCCCGCGCGACTCGTATTCTTCGCATCATCAGCGAAAGACCTCGCATTGATGCCATTGAGattcgtcttcttctg TCTTTCTACTCCCTCGCCCTCAACCGTCGTTATACAGCCTACGCCCTCGCCGGCTCGTCAGTTCGTCTCTCCGTCGTAATGGGTCTTCACCTCAACGTCCCCGAATCCCAACTCCGCGACGCCGGCGCCCGCGAACATAGAAATCGCGTATGGTGGACTGCATATAGCTTCGATCGCATGTGGGCTTCTCGTCTCGGTCATCCCGTCGCTATTCAAGACGACGACATCGAAGTCGATCTCCCCACCGATCCAGTCTTGGACACACCCTCAGATGACTTTGCCGACTCATCGTATTTTATCGCGGGTCTGAGACTCGCGAGACTGGCGGCAAAGGTAATTAATGCGATTTACACAAGGAGACCGCAGCAGAAAACACTCTCGCAGAGGGTTCAGGAGGCGTTGAGAGATCTGAGAGCTTTTGTGGAGGAATTGCCGCCGCATCTTCACATTGAACCGACGGATGCACCTGAACCAAGCCCAAAGCCTCTCTCACTGCACTTGTACTTTAACCAGGTCGCCATAACCGCAACGCGTCCTATTCTTCTGCATGTTCTCAGGACTCACGTCTCAGCTTGGGACACTCAACCTCGCACTGAGCCCCAAATCCCCGTATCGGCCATGACACTCTCCGAAGCGTGCATTCGCTGCGCTCGCCACTCGTGCCGTCTCCTAATCGACTGCTGGATTGACGGCTCCTTCGCAACATTCGACTACTTCTACACGCAATACCTCTTCTCATCCGCCACGGTTCTCGCTATCTCAAGCCTAATCGACGGGAAGGAATGTCGTAGTGATAAAGAGCAGTTCGAGTCAGCTGCGCAATTTCTGCACCAACTAAAGGAAAATGGTAATTTCGCGGCGGAAGAATTTTGTCGCCATGTTGATGCTATGAAGGTTTGTATGAGGGCGCTTGAGGCGAGACGGGGACAGTTTGTGGTGCAGGATACGGGGCTGTTGGGGTTGGATGTGTTGAATCCTACGGCGGGCATGGCGTTGTCGGAGCCGTCATTGCAGGAGTTGTTGTCGCAGCCAGTTTTGGATTTGCAGTTTATTGATGCGTCGATGTATCAAGACGGAGCGCAGGGGCTGTATTGGCCTGATATTAGTCCTGAGAGTTGGAGCGCTAGCGGATGGACTCCTGGTGGTTAA
- a CDS encoding related to oxidoreductase encodes MRSLLALTLATATSAFVIPEGLDAFNTWKDDLKQTLEDIPTRFRKTLDEATEQLSTEFTAAIHNRLQDEEAFLPADDVDDDESADIFGRTGGDFTDHTTYELIAKSNYTKKFFKLVQKHEKFGKLLNSTDANYTLFVPTDEAFEHIPHHHKDKPSDEFVEAVLNYHLGIGEYPASRILFTHTIPTTLKEPLLGDKPQRLRTSVGFSGVRVNLYSKVIAVNFKTKNGIIHAVNRILVPPPFIGKEISLFPAQFSTLLLAFEKTDFVKYIHNIPMVGSTVFAPSNDAWRRLGPRANAFLFNTETGKKYLKALLKYQIVPNITLYSDEVYYGDEKVSKKLYGHGDDFHIELPTLLERSVGVDVHTFKSWTTIVLNGHNVIGFNDAVGKNGVIQVPKTIPIPPHRKGEHPSEMEGEISVEELKERLEEYVEEEDDDDFENGEL; translated from the exons ATGAGGTCTCTTTTGGCTCTTACTTTGGCTACGGCCACTTCGGCCTTCGTCATCCCCGAGGGCTTGGACGCGTTCAACACCTGGAAGGATGATCTGAAGCAAACCCTCGAAGACATCCCCACGCGCTTTCGCAAAACCCTAGATGAAGCGACTGAGCAGCTTTCGACTGAGTTCACGGCCGCAATTCACAACAGactccaagatgaagaagccttCCTCCCTGCTGATGATGTAGACGACGACGAGTCTGCGGATATCTTTGGTCGGACAGGCGGTGACTTTACCGATCATACGACTTATGAACTCATCGCCAAGAGCAACTACACcaagaagttcttcaagcTTGTTCAGAAGCATGAGAAGTTTGGCAAGCTGCTTAACAGCACTGATGCAAACTACACGCTCTTTGTCCCTACTGACGAGGCATTTGAGCAtattcctcatcatcataagGATAAGCCTAGTGATGAGTTTGTCGAGGCTGTTCTCAACTACCATCTTGGTATTGGGGAGTATCCTGCGTCGCGAATCCTCTTCACGCATACTATTCCTACGACCCTGAAGGAACCTCTGCTTGGTGATAAGCCTCAGCGTCTTCGCACCAGCGTTGGGTTTTCTGGGGTGAGGGTTAATCTGTACAGCAAGGTCATCGCTGTCAACTTC AAAACCAAGAACGGCATCATCCACGCTGTCAACAGAATCCTCGTCCCTCCTCCCTTCATCGGCAAGGAAATCAGCCTTTTCCCAGCTCAATTCTCAACTCTTCTGCTCGCCTTCGAAAAGACCGATTTCGTCAAGTACATCCACAACATTCCCATGGTCGGCAGCACTGTCTTCGCTCCCTCCAACGACGCATGGCGCCGTCTGGGTCCCCGCGCAAACgccttcctcttcaacaccgAGACTGGCAAGAAGTATCTCAAGGCCCTCCTCAAGTACCAGATCGTCCCCAACATTACTCTTTACAGTGATGAGGTCTACTATGGAGACGAGAAGGTGTCGAAGAAGCTTTATGGCCATGGCGATGACTTCCATATTGAGCTCCCGACTCTTCTTGAGAGgagtgttggtgttgatgttcatACTTTCAAGAGCTGGACTACTATTGTGCTCAATGGGCATAATGTTATTGGGTTTAatgatgctgttggtaaGAATGGTGTTATCCAGGTTCCCAAGACTATTCCCATTCCGCCTCATAGAAAGGGTGAGCACCCTTCTGAGATGGAAGGTGAGATTAgtgttgaggagctcaaggagagaTTGGAGGAGTacgttgaggaggaggatgacgatgacttcgAGAACGGCGAGCTGTAA